The following proteins are encoded in a genomic region of Ailuropoda melanoleuca isolate Jingjing chromosome 10, ASM200744v2, whole genome shotgun sequence:
- the EIF2AK1 gene encoding eukaryotic translation initiation factor 2-alpha kinase 1 isoform X1 — translation MLGGSSGARGREAECSGAEAVPAPPAIEFPADGSDPTYDESDVPAELQVLKGPLQQPTFPFAVANQLLLVSLLEHLSHVHEPNPLRSRQVFKLLCQTFIKMGLLSSFTCSDEFSSLRLHHNRAITHLMSSAKERVRQDPCEDNSHIQKIRSREVAFEAQTSRYLNEFEELAILGKGGYGRVYKVRNKLDGQYYAIKKILINGATKTDCMKVLREVKVLAGLQHPNIVGYHTAWIEHVHVAQTQDSFSVQLPSLEVLSDEEEEEENDRNQYAQNDESNSSSIIFAEFSSEKEKSSGEAGTDSQNNRLVNYGTSLITGDSREFESSSLLQGNDLADLPSGSIVEHQLPLRHHSDSEENFTSTGESSENLSLLGQTEVQFRLMLHIQMQLCELSLWDWIVERNRRGREYVDEAACPYVMASVATKIFQELVEGVFYIHNMGIVHRDLKPRNIFLHGSDQQVKIGDFGLACTDIIQKSTDWIDNDGKRMPTHTSRVGTCLYASPEQLEGSEYDAKSDMYSLGVILLELFQPFGTEMERVHILTSLRSGQIPESLSKRCPVQAKYIQHLTARNASQRPSAVQLLQSELFQNSGNVNLILQMKILEQEKEIEELRKQLSLLSKDKGAKGDMRDGGVPVLP, via the exons ATGCTGGGAGGCAGCTCCGGGGCCCGGGGGCGCGAGGCGGAGTGCAGCGGGGCAGAGGCTGTGCCTGCGCCGCCCGCCATCGAGTTCCCGGCGGACGGCTCGGACCCCACGTATGATG aatccGATGTCCCAGCAGAACTCCAGGTATTAAAAGGACCCCTACAGCAGCCGACTTTCCCTTTTGCAGTTGCAAACCAACTCTTGCTTGTCTCTTTGCTGGAGCACTTGAGCCATGTGCACGAACCAAACCCTCTCCGTTCAAGACAGGTGTTTAAAT TGCTCTGCCAGACCTTTATCAAAATGGGGCTGCTGTCTTCTTTCACCTGTAGTGATGAGTTTAGCTCGTTGAGACTACACCACAACAGAGCTATTACTCATTTAATGAGCTCTGCTAAAGAGAGAGTTCGTCAG gaTCCTTGTGAGGATAATTCTCATATCCAGAAGATCAG ATCAAGGGAAGTAGCCTTTGAAGCACAGACTTCACGGTACCTAAATGAATTTGAAGAGCTTGCCATCTTAGGAAAAGGCGGATACGGAAGAGTGTACAAG GTCAGGAATAAATTAGATGGTCAGtattatgcaattaaaaaaatcctgattAATGGTGCAACTAAAACAGATTGTATGAAG GTCCTGCGGGAGGTGAAGGTGCTGGCAGGCCTTCAGCACCCTAATATCGTAGGCTATCACACTGCTTGGATCGAACACGTTCACGTGGCGCAAACACAAG ataGTTTTTCTGTTCAGCTGCCATCTCTGGAAGTGCTCTccgacgaggaggaggaggaggagaacgaCCG AAATCAGTATGCTCAAAATGATGAAAGTAACAGCTCATCCATTATCTTCGCCGAGTTctcctcagaaaaagaaaagtcctcaGGAGAAGCTGGCACTGACAGTCAGAATAACAGATTGGTGAACTATGGCACCAGTTTAATCACAGGAGATTCCAGGGAATTTGAATCATCCAGTTTGCTCCAAGGAAATGATTTGGCTGATTTGCCTTCCGGATCGATTGTTGAACATCAGCTGCCGCTTAGGCATCATTCTGACTCGGAAGAGAATTTCACATCCACTGGGGAGTCTTCTGAAAACTTAAGTTTGTTGGGGCAGACAGAG GTGCAGTTCCGCCTGATGTTGCACATCCAGATGCAGCTGTGCGAGCTCTCGCTGTGGGACTGGATAGTCGAGAGAAACCGGCGGGGCCGGGAGTACGTGGACGAAGCGGCAT gTCCTTATGTCATGGCCAGTGTCGCAACAAAAATTTTTCAAGAATTGGTGGAAGGTGTATTTTACATCCATAACATGGGAATTGTACATAGAGACCTGAAG cccagaaatatttttcttcatggctCTGATCAGCAAGTAAAAATAGGAGACTTTGGTCTGGCCTGCACAGACATCATACAGAAGAGCACAGACTGGATCGATAACGATGGGAAGA GGATGCCCACACACACTTCCAGAGTGGGTACTTGCCTGTACGCATCACCGGAGCAGTTGGAAGGATCCGAGTACGATGCCAAG TCAGACATGTACAGCTTGGGTGTGATCCTGCTAGAGCTCTTTCAGCCATTTGGAACAGAAATGGAGCGAGTACACATTTTAACAAGTTTAAGAAGCGGTCAGATACCTGAATCCCTCAGTAAGAGGTGTCCCGTGCAAGCCAAGTATATCCAGCACTTAACTGCAAGGAACGCATCTCAGAGACCGTCTGCTGTTCAGCTGCTGCAAAGCGAACTTTTCCAAAATTCTGGAAAT GTTAATCTCATCCTACAGATGAAAATActggagcaagaaaaagaaatcgaAGAACTAAGGAAGCAGCTGAGTCTCCTTTCTAAGGACAAAGGGGCCAAGGGTGACATGAGAGATGGGGGTGTGCCTGTCCTGCCTTAA
- the EIF2AK1 gene encoding eukaryotic translation initiation factor 2-alpha kinase 1 isoform X2 has translation MGLLSSFTCSDEFSSLRLHHNRAITHLMSSAKERVRQDPCEDNSHIQKIRSREVAFEAQTSRYLNEFEELAILGKGGYGRVYKVRNKLDGQYYAIKKILINGATKTDCMKVLREVKVLAGLQHPNIVGYHTAWIEHVHVAQTQDSFSVQLPSLEVLSDEEEEEENDRNQYAQNDESNSSSIIFAEFSSEKEKSSGEAGTDSQNNRLVNYGTSLITGDSREFESSSLLQGNDLADLPSGSIVEHQLPLRHHSDSEENFTSTGESSENLSLLGQTEVQFRLMLHIQMQLCELSLWDWIVERNRRGREYVDEAACPYVMASVATKIFQELVEGVFYIHNMGIVHRDLKPRNIFLHGSDQQVKIGDFGLACTDIIQKSTDWIDNDGKRMPTHTSRVGTCLYASPEQLEGSEYDAKSDMYSLGVILLELFQPFGTEMERVHILTSLRSGQIPESLSKRCPVQAKYIQHLTARNASQRPSAVQLLQSELFQNSGNVNLILQMKILEQEKEIEELRKQLSLLSKDKGAKGDMRDGGVPVLP, from the exons ATGGGGCTGCTGTCTTCTTTCACCTGTAGTGATGAGTTTAGCTCGTTGAGACTACACCACAACAGAGCTATTACTCATTTAATGAGCTCTGCTAAAGAGAGAGTTCGTCAG gaTCCTTGTGAGGATAATTCTCATATCCAGAAGATCAG ATCAAGGGAAGTAGCCTTTGAAGCACAGACTTCACGGTACCTAAATGAATTTGAAGAGCTTGCCATCTTAGGAAAAGGCGGATACGGAAGAGTGTACAAG GTCAGGAATAAATTAGATGGTCAGtattatgcaattaaaaaaatcctgattAATGGTGCAACTAAAACAGATTGTATGAAG GTCCTGCGGGAGGTGAAGGTGCTGGCAGGCCTTCAGCACCCTAATATCGTAGGCTATCACACTGCTTGGATCGAACACGTTCACGTGGCGCAAACACAAG ataGTTTTTCTGTTCAGCTGCCATCTCTGGAAGTGCTCTccgacgaggaggaggaggaggagaacgaCCG AAATCAGTATGCTCAAAATGATGAAAGTAACAGCTCATCCATTATCTTCGCCGAGTTctcctcagaaaaagaaaagtcctcaGGAGAAGCTGGCACTGACAGTCAGAATAACAGATTGGTGAACTATGGCACCAGTTTAATCACAGGAGATTCCAGGGAATTTGAATCATCCAGTTTGCTCCAAGGAAATGATTTGGCTGATTTGCCTTCCGGATCGATTGTTGAACATCAGCTGCCGCTTAGGCATCATTCTGACTCGGAAGAGAATTTCACATCCACTGGGGAGTCTTCTGAAAACTTAAGTTTGTTGGGGCAGACAGAG GTGCAGTTCCGCCTGATGTTGCACATCCAGATGCAGCTGTGCGAGCTCTCGCTGTGGGACTGGATAGTCGAGAGAAACCGGCGGGGCCGGGAGTACGTGGACGAAGCGGCAT gTCCTTATGTCATGGCCAGTGTCGCAACAAAAATTTTTCAAGAATTGGTGGAAGGTGTATTTTACATCCATAACATGGGAATTGTACATAGAGACCTGAAG cccagaaatatttttcttcatggctCTGATCAGCAAGTAAAAATAGGAGACTTTGGTCTGGCCTGCACAGACATCATACAGAAGAGCACAGACTGGATCGATAACGATGGGAAGA GGATGCCCACACACACTTCCAGAGTGGGTACTTGCCTGTACGCATCACCGGAGCAGTTGGAAGGATCCGAGTACGATGCCAAG TCAGACATGTACAGCTTGGGTGTGATCCTGCTAGAGCTCTTTCAGCCATTTGGAACAGAAATGGAGCGAGTACACATTTTAACAAGTTTAAGAAGCGGTCAGATACCTGAATCCCTCAGTAAGAGGTGTCCCGTGCAAGCCAAGTATATCCAGCACTTAACTGCAAGGAACGCATCTCAGAGACCGTCTGCTGTTCAGCTGCTGCAAAGCGAACTTTTCCAAAATTCTGGAAAT GTTAATCTCATCCTACAGATGAAAATActggagcaagaaaaagaaatcgaAGAACTAAGGAAGCAGCTGAGTCTCCTTTCTAAGGACAAAGGGGCCAAGGGTGACATGAGAGATGGGGGTGTGCCTGTCCTGCCTTAA
- the ANKRD61 gene encoding LOW QUALITY PROTEIN: ankyrin repeat domain-containing protein 61 (The sequence of the model RefSeq protein was modified relative to this genomic sequence to represent the inferred CDS: inserted 2 bases in 1 codon), producing the protein MGNITKRSSRELVADGAEPLEEGPAATLHTRLYEAILREDCMEIYVLLRRHPVNQPMTIRASSTRYRLFLNQQTQSIIPIHLAAKNRKAQSLLCLLEHGADPEVRDTRGLTTLHLMILHWPITSTMLTRSGDRIQRILTDSHTNAVMCLRILCKHGAQVNARMDNSNQLSPLHLAITYGTYPVLSILAQNGAHVNAIDKSSMTPLHMAANMLNKEMMETLIACGANVNCAVSSTGNTALKLAVYTASSKAGRLLAAGVSCXRLLLIHGAKVNAQDHEGQTAIHEACFGGREAIINLLLEFEANVNILTRNGESPIHKYLQRSSNIRDTGLLARLVYHSYPLRLTNNQGILPAEIMLPEFHLLRETLIKLSQEPLSLEDICKRNIRNIYGEKYKQYLKQLLPVKIWNSLYDYFDLAYLLKQDLKVLPATQFQ; encoded by the exons ATGGGAAACATAACcaagagaagcagcagggagctGGTCGCCGACGGCGCCGAGCCCCTGGAAGAAGGCCCAGCTGCCACCCTCCACACCAGACTCTACGAGGCCATCCTGAGGGAGGACTGCATGGAGATCTACGTGCTCCTGAGAAGACACCCGGTCAACCAGCCCATGACCATTCGGGCCAGCTCCACCAGATACCGACTATTTCTGAACCAG CAGACGCAGTCCATCATCCCCATTCATCTGGCTGCCAAAAACCGCAAGGCACAAAGTTTGCTTTGTTTATTAGAACATGGCGCCGACCCAGAAGTCAG GGACACAAGAGGCCTCACCACACTTCACCTGATGATACTGCACTGGCCAATCACTTCTACCATGTTGACACGATCGGGGGACAGAATCCAAAGGATCCTGACAGACAGTCACACTAACGCTGTGATGTGTCTCCGCATTCTGTGCAAACACGGAGCTCAGGTCAATGCTCGAATGGACAACAGCAACCAACTTTCACCCCTCCACCTGGCCATAACCTACGGGACCTATCCAGTTCTCTCTATTTTAGCCCAGAATGGTGCCCACGTCAATGCCATTGACAAATCCAGCATGACACCCCTTCACATGGCTGCCAACATGCTGAATAAGGAGATGATGGAAACACTGATCGCCTGCGGCGCAAACGTGAACTGCGCCGTCTCCTCCACGGGGAACACGGCCCTTAAGCTGGCGGTCTACACCGCATCAAGCAAAGCAGGCCGACTATTGGCAGCAGGGGTGAGCTG CCGTTTGCTGCTAATTCACGGAGCCAAAGTAAACGCCCAGGACCATGAAGGTCAAACAGCTATCCACGAGGCATGttttggaggcagggaggcaatCATCAACCTACTGCTCGAATTTGAAGCAAACGTGAACATACTAACAAGAAACGGGGAGTCTCCAATACACAAGTACCTCCAGCGCAGTTCCAACATAAGGGACACGGGGCTTCTCGCCAGGCTCGTGTATCACTCTTACCCTTTGAGACTGACCAATAACCAAGGAATTCTACCTGCAGAAATCATGCTACCAGAATTCCACCTCTTACGGGAAACCCTAATAAAGTTATCTCAAGAACCCTTATCCCTAGAGGACATCTGTAAGAGAAACATCAGAAACATTTATGGtgagaaatacaaacaatacTTAAAGCAGCTTCTCCCAGTGAAGATCTGGAACTCTCTATACGATTATTTTGACTTAGCTTACCTCTTGAAACAGGACCTCAAAGTTTTACCAGCCACACAATTTCAGTAA
- the AIMP2 gene encoding aminoacyl tRNA synthase complex-interacting multifunctional protein 2 isoform X4: MIQTPDADMDVTNIIQAEEPSAFSTSALDLNSVLGKDYGALKDIVINANPASPPLSLLVLHRLLCDHYRVLSTVHTHSAVKSVPENLLKCFGEQTKKQPRHEYQLGFTLIWKNVPKTQMKFSIQTMCPIEGEGNIARFLFSLFGQKQSAVNLTLIDSWVDIAIFQLKEGSSKEKAAVFRSMNSALGKSPWLVGNELTVADVVLWSVLQQTGGGGGPVPANVQKWMQACENLAHFNTALKLLK; the protein is encoded by the exons ATGATTCAGACACCAGATGCAGACATGGATGTAACCAACATAATCCAGGCTGAGGAGCCCAGTGCTTTCTCGACGAGCGCATTGGACTTAAATTCAGTGCTTGGAAAG GATTACGGGGCACTGAAAGACATCGTGATCAACGCGaaccccgcctcccctcccctgtccctgctcGTGCTGCACAGGCTACTGTGTGACCACTACAGGGTCCTGTCCACTGTTCACACGCATTCCGCAGTCAAGAGCGTGCCAGAAAACCTCCTCAAGTGCTTTGGCGAGCAGACTAAAAAACAGCCCCGTCACGAGTATCAGCTGGGTTTTACTCTGATTTGGAAGAATG TGCCGAAGACTCAGATGAAGTTCAGCATACAAACAATGTGTCCCATTGAAGGAGAAGGGAACATCGCACGGTTTCTGTTCTCTCTGTTTGGCCAGAAGCAGAGTGCTGTAAATCTAACCCTCATAGATAGCTGGGTGGATATAGCCATCTTTCAGCTGAAAGAGGGAAGCAGTAAAGAGAAAGCCGCTGTGTTCCGCTCCATGAACTCCGCTCTTGGGAAGAGCCCCTGGCTTGTCGGGAATGAACTCACCGTGGCCGACGTGGTGCTGTGGTCGGTGCTGCAGCAGACGGGAGGCGGCGGCGGGCCTGTGCCAGCCAACGTGCAGAAGTGGATGCAGGCGTGTGAAAACCTGGCCCACTTCAACACCGCCCTCAAGCTCCTGAAGTGA
- the AIMP2 gene encoding aminoacyl tRNA synthase complex-interacting multifunctional protein 2 isoform X2, producing the protein MPMYQEESDPSLQALESHQDDILKRLYELKAAVDGLSKMIQTPDADMDVTNIIQAEEPSAFSTSALDLNSVLGKDYGALKDIVINANPASPPLSLLVLHRLLCDHYRVLSTVHTHSAVKSVPENLLKCFGEQTKKQPRHEYQLGFTLIWKNVPKTQMKFSIQTMCPIEGEGNIARFLFSLFGQKQSAVNLTLIDSWVDIAIFQLKEGSSKEKAAVFRSMNSALGKSPWLVGNELTVADVVLWSVLQQTGGGGGPVPANVQKWMQACENLAHFNTALKLLK; encoded by the exons GAAGAGTCTGACCCATCTCTTCAAGCTCTTGAGTCCCACcaagatgatattttaaaacgTCTGTACGAATTGAAAGCTGCAGTTGATGGCCTCTCCAAGATGATTCAGACACCAGATGCAGACATGGATGTAACCAACATAATCCAGGCTGAGGAGCCCAGTGCTTTCTCGACGAGCGCATTGGACTTAAATTCAGTGCTTGGAAAG GATTACGGGGCACTGAAAGACATCGTGATCAACGCGaaccccgcctcccctcccctgtccctgctcGTGCTGCACAGGCTACTGTGTGACCACTACAGGGTCCTGTCCACTGTTCACACGCATTCCGCAGTCAAGAGCGTGCCAGAAAACCTCCTCAAGTGCTTTGGCGAGCAGACTAAAAAACAGCCCCGTCACGAGTATCAGCTGGGTTTTACTCTGATTTGGAAGAATG TGCCGAAGACTCAGATGAAGTTCAGCATACAAACAATGTGTCCCATTGAAGGAGAAGGGAACATCGCACGGTTTCTGTTCTCTCTGTTTGGCCAGAAGCAGAGTGCTGTAAATCTAACCCTCATAGATAGCTGGGTGGATATAGCCATCTTTCAGCTGAAAGAGGGAAGCAGTAAAGAGAAAGCCGCTGTGTTCCGCTCCATGAACTCCGCTCTTGGGAAGAGCCCCTGGCTTGTCGGGAATGAACTCACCGTGGCCGACGTGGTGCTGTGGTCGGTGCTGCAGCAGACGGGAGGCGGCGGCGGGCCTGTGCCAGCCAACGTGCAGAAGTGGATGCAGGCGTGTGAAAACCTGGCCCACTTCAACACCGCCCTCAAGCTCCTGAAGTGA